The following coding sequences lie in one Apium graveolens cultivar Ventura chromosome 3, ASM990537v1, whole genome shotgun sequence genomic window:
- the LOC141712606 gene encoding F-box protein At4g35930 isoform X2 has protein sequence MVKMSPQNRDSKTAKHKPRLRSRSNKYLKPGALAQIRYSKAKSAPCAEIGKERIGGLDGVHKIEESDVQFEGAKGVADESPLFLSPVRGFGPAVGPFDVVKPNYLQSTPKTPSAAKDCNSESRLESLPMDLLIKIMCHLHHDQLKAVFHVSQRIRKAVVVARQFYFNYTTPDRSRQEMLRTMTPLPTEHWPFRGDGKGIFLRTPKTPKAPKHGPRPPSRIKLSEGPQIAAVLFQEPTFSARCMGPSALQKSLFKSFASNRVLFYEDELCHAVAQNKLR, from the exons ATGGTTAAGATGTCACCGCAGAACAGAGATTCCAAGACTGCTAAGCACAAGCCAAGGCTTAGGAGTAGAAGTAATAAGTATCTGAAGCCAGGTGCTCTGGCTCAGATTCGATATTCGAAGGCCAAGTCAGCGCCTTGTGCTGAGATTGGGAAGGAAAGGATTGGTGGTTTGGATGGTGTTCACAAGATCGAGGAAAGTGATGTTCAATTTGAGGGTGCTAAGGGTGTTGCTGATGAAAGCCCTTTGTTTTTGTCACCTGTTAGGGGGTTTGGTCCTGCTGTTGGACCCTTTGATGTTGTTAAACCTAATTATTTACAGAGCACTCCCAAGACTCCGTCTGCTGCGAAAGACTGTAATTCTGAGTCCAGGCTCGAATCTCTTCCCATGGATTTATTG ATCAAGATAATGTGTCACCTGCACCATGACCAGCTTAAAGCCGTTTTCCATGTTTCCCAGAGGATCAGAAAAGCT GTTGTAGTGGCTAGGCAGTTTTATTTTAATTATACTACTCCAGACCGTTCTCGACAGGAGATGTTGAGAACCATGACGCCACTCCCTACAGAACACTGGCCTTTCAG GGGAGATGGCAAGGGTATTTTTTTGCGAACTCCAAAAACCCCTAAAGCACCCAAACATGGTCCTCGCCCACCGTCTCGTATTAAGTTATCTGAGGGGCCACAAATTGCAGCTGTTCTGTTCCAGGAGCCAACATTTTCTGCACGGTGCATGGGACCTTCAGCTTTACAAAAATCTTTGTTCAAGTCATTCGCTTCAAATCGTGTTCTGTTCTATGAGGATGAGTTGTGCCATGCTGTTGCTCAGAACAAACTTCGTTGA
- the LOC141712606 gene encoding F-box protein At4g35930 isoform X1: MVKMSPQNRDSKTAKHKPRLRSRSNKYLKPGALAQIRYSKAKSAPCAEIGKERIGGLDGVHKIEESDVQFEGAKGVADESPLFLSPVRGFGPAVGPFDVVKPNYLQSTPKTPSAAKDCNSESRLESLPMDLLIKIMCHLHHDQLKAVFHVSQRIRKAVVVARQFYFNYTTPDRSRQEMLRTMTPLPTEHWPFSRGDGKGIFLRTPKTPKAPKHGPRPPSRIKLSEGPQIAAVLFQEPTFSARCMGPSALQKSLFKSFASNRVLFYEDELCHAVAQNKLR, encoded by the exons ATGGTTAAGATGTCACCGCAGAACAGAGATTCCAAGACTGCTAAGCACAAGCCAAGGCTTAGGAGTAGAAGTAATAAGTATCTGAAGCCAGGTGCTCTGGCTCAGATTCGATATTCGAAGGCCAAGTCAGCGCCTTGTGCTGAGATTGGGAAGGAAAGGATTGGTGGTTTGGATGGTGTTCACAAGATCGAGGAAAGTGATGTTCAATTTGAGGGTGCTAAGGGTGTTGCTGATGAAAGCCCTTTGTTTTTGTCACCTGTTAGGGGGTTTGGTCCTGCTGTTGGACCCTTTGATGTTGTTAAACCTAATTATTTACAGAGCACTCCCAAGACTCCGTCTGCTGCGAAAGACTGTAATTCTGAGTCCAGGCTCGAATCTCTTCCCATGGATTTATTG ATCAAGATAATGTGTCACCTGCACCATGACCAGCTTAAAGCCGTTTTCCATGTTTCCCAGAGGATCAGAAAAGCT GTTGTAGTGGCTAGGCAGTTTTATTTTAATTATACTACTCCAGACCGTTCTCGACAGGAGATGTTGAGAACCATGACGCCACTCCCTACAGAACACTGGCCTTTCAG CAGGGGAGATGGCAAGGGTATTTTTTTGCGAACTCCAAAAACCCCTAAAGCACCCAAACATGGTCCTCGCCCACCGTCTCGTATTAAGTTATCTGAGGGGCCACAAATTGCAGCTGTTCTGTTCCAGGAGCCAACATTTTCTGCACGGTGCATGGGACCTTCAGCTTTACAAAAATCTTTGTTCAAGTCATTCGCTTCAAATCGTGTTCTGTTCTATGAGGATGAGTTGTGCCATGCTGTTGCTCAGAACAAACTTCGTTGA